A single window of Gemmatimonadota bacterium DNA harbors:
- a CDS encoding SUMF1/EgtB/PvdO family nonheme iron enzyme, whose protein sequence is MSAPQRWAVPLAALGLVGAVWISLEVAREAPAAERAPLPPGGSFDDPRFRADAWMLPADGALGFVEIPAGPFRMGSDPTADGLSYDIERWTPEEPQGVVDLPTFWIGRFEVTVAQYRAFVEATGHRATDPTPLQAPPDHPVTSVSWPDALAYARWLEGELRASATTPATLRARLDEGWRLTLPSEAQWEKAARGPDGRIYPWGSTPDTAFATFGRRGPSPVGTHPCPACPYDGLADLSGNVWEWTRSPYQPYPFDPSDDTATADEDALWVMRGGSFADDARNVRAAVRGGADPGARRPFLGFRLVLTPP, encoded by the coding sequence ATGAGCGCCCCGCAGCGGTGGGCCGTCCCCCTGGCCGCGCTGGGGCTGGTGGGCGCCGTGTGGATCTCCCTCGAGGTCGCCCGCGAGGCCCCGGCGGCGGAGCGCGCCCCGCTCCCCCCCGGCGGGTCCTTCGACGATCCGCGCTTCCGTGCCGACGCCTGGATGCTTCCGGCGGACGGCGCCCTGGGCTTCGTGGAGATTCCCGCGGGACCCTTCCGGATGGGGAGCGACCCGACCGCCGACGGGCTGTCCTACGACATCGAGCGGTGGACGCCGGAGGAACCCCAGGGCGTGGTGGACCTCCCCACGTTCTGGATCGGCCGGTTCGAGGTGACCGTGGCCCAGTATCGGGCCTTCGTGGAGGCCACCGGACATCGCGCCACGGACCCCACGCCCCTCCAGGCCCCTCCCGATCACCCCGTGACGTCCGTGTCCTGGCCGGACGCGCTCGCGTACGCGCGCTGGCTGGAGGGGGAGCTGCGCGCCAGCGCCACCACCCCGGCAACGCTGCGAGCCCGCCTCGACGAGGGATGGCGGCTGACGCTTCCCAGCGAGGCCCAGTGGGAGAAGGCGGCGCGCGGACCGGACGGGCGCATCTACCCGTGGGGCAGCACGCCCGACACCGCCTTCGCCACCTTCGGACGTCGAGGTCCCAGCCCGGTGGGAACCCACCCCTGCCCGGCCTGTCCCTACGACGGTCTGGCGGACCTGAGCGGGAACGTCTGGGAATGGACCCGCAGCCCGTATCAGCCCTATCCCTTCGATCCCTCCGACGACACCGCCACGGCGGACGAGGACGCGCTCTGGGTGATGCGCGGGGGGTCGTTCGCGGACGACGCGCGCAACGTGCGCGCCGCGGTTCGCGGAGGCGCCGATCCGGGCGCGCGGCGGCCGTTCCTGGGGTTCCGACTGGTGCTCACCCCTCCCTGA
- the treY gene encoding malto-oligosyltrehalose synthase codes for MIPAPFRSTYRLQLTPERDFAHMRAHLDALERLGVGALYLSPVFESVPGSEHGYDVVDPTRVRAALGGRSGLESLAADAHERGMGIVLDLVPNHMAAHADNPWWWDVLTFGAASPHARMFALTCPGTRDEPITLPVLGSALEDVVGAGQLQLGIHEHMLAFRHHEHRVPLTPASWALALRGADDPLQDLRARCDAVDEADIAAARALQRHLRERLDAEPAFAGALHSWLDSLPARDPERVLALVRMQPHRLVSWRRTGEGLGYRRFFDITGLVGVRVEDPAVFATTHALVGDLLERGVVDAVRIDHVDGLRDPAGYLDRLAAFVRERAGGPRRILVEKILAPGERLPASWPVDGTTGYDFLAAAGRLFVRPEGFARLVRAYALRTGLPLDFDSVTVVTKRHVARALFAFEVGRLARSLPTAPDGARLDEAEATEAVIELTAHLPVYRTYATSLPLTGADRRRVDAALAAAGSAATLPAGAETHLRAGLLGEAAAEAWTDWVLDWQQLSGAVMAKAVEDTAFYLYVPLAALAEVGDEPAPLAAHSDGANATATFHAFCAERRRSWPGTANATSTHDTKRAEDVRARLAVLSEIAPRWEAAVERWTRAHAHLRTEGAPDASEEWLIYQTLLGAWPAEGPAGPEFLERMDAYLLKALREAKVNTAWRDPDPEHEAAVQRFARALLDPRRASGGFRAEFEALAADVAFHGALNSLTQLVLRAAAPGVPDVYRGTELWDLSLVDPDNRRPLDYDARDAALTAAEREAPATLLARWPDGHVKTQVLARTLAARRQHGRLLLEGSYLPLPAEGSRARHALAFARILDDAWALALVPRWTTALTARPRAPLGDDVWDGTHLPLPDHAPRRWRNLLDGAVHTVVEGDPQERAALSVGALLSELPVALLVGEVG; via the coding sequence GTGATCCCGGCTCCGTTCCGTTCCACCTACCGGCTGCAGCTCACGCCGGAGCGGGACTTCGCGCACATGCGCGCGCACCTGGACGCCCTGGAGCGTCTGGGCGTGGGAGCGCTGTACCTGTCCCCTGTGTTCGAGTCCGTCCCCGGCAGCGAGCATGGCTACGACGTGGTCGATCCCACGCGGGTGCGCGCCGCGCTGGGCGGCAGGAGCGGCCTGGAGTCGCTCGCGGCCGACGCCCACGAGCGCGGGATGGGCATCGTGCTGGACCTGGTCCCCAACCACATGGCCGCCCACGCCGACAACCCGTGGTGGTGGGACGTCCTGACCTTCGGAGCGGCCTCTCCGCATGCGCGCATGTTCGCCCTCACCTGCCCCGGGACCCGCGACGAGCCGATCACCCTCCCGGTGCTCGGGAGCGCGCTCGAGGACGTGGTGGGCGCGGGCCAGCTCCAGCTCGGGATCCACGAGCACATGCTGGCCTTCCGTCATCATGAGCACCGGGTGCCGCTGACGCCGGCGTCGTGGGCGCTGGCCCTGCGCGGCGCCGACGACCCGCTCCAGGATCTCCGGGCACGCTGCGACGCCGTGGACGAAGCCGACATCGCGGCCGCGCGCGCCCTCCAGCGTCATCTGCGCGAGCGTCTGGACGCCGAGCCCGCCTTCGCAGGCGCGCTGCATTCGTGGCTGGACTCGCTCCCGGCTCGCGATCCGGAGCGCGTCCTGGCGCTGGTGCGGATGCAGCCCCACCGCCTCGTCTCCTGGCGACGCACGGGCGAAGGCCTCGGGTACCGCCGCTTCTTCGACATCACCGGCCTGGTGGGCGTGCGGGTCGAGGATCCCGCGGTCTTCGCCACGACCCATGCGCTGGTGGGCGACCTGCTGGAGCGCGGAGTCGTCGACGCCGTGCGCATCGACCATGTCGACGGCCTGCGTGATCCAGCCGGATACCTCGACCGGCTCGCCGCGTTCGTGCGCGAGCGCGCGGGCGGACCGCGCCGGATCCTGGTCGAGAAGATCCTGGCTCCCGGAGAGCGCCTGCCCGCGAGCTGGCCGGTGGACGGCACCACCGGATACGACTTCCTGGCCGCGGCCGGACGGCTGTTCGTCCGTCCCGAGGGCTTCGCCCGGCTCGTCCGCGCCTACGCGCTCCGCACCGGGCTGCCGCTGGACTTCGACTCGGTCACGGTCGTCACCAAGCGCCACGTGGCGCGGGCGCTCTTCGCCTTCGAGGTCGGTCGCCTGGCGCGCAGCCTGCCCACCGCGCCGGACGGCGCCCGCCTGGACGAGGCCGAAGCCACCGAGGCCGTGATCGAGCTGACCGCCCACCTCCCGGTCTACCGCACCTACGCGACCTCCCTGCCGCTGACCGGAGCGGACCGGCGTCGGGTGGACGCCGCACTCGCCGCCGCCGGCTCCGCGGCTACGCTGCCGGCCGGTGCCGAGACGCATCTGCGCGCAGGACTCCTCGGCGAGGCGGCGGCCGAGGCCTGGACGGACTGGGTGCTCGACTGGCAGCAGCTCTCCGGCGCAGTCATGGCCAAGGCCGTGGAGGACACCGCCTTCTATCTCTACGTCCCGCTCGCCGCCCTGGCCGAGGTGGGCGACGAGCCGGCTCCCCTCGCCGCCCACTCCGACGGAGCGAATGCGACCGCGACCTTCCACGCCTTCTGCGCCGAGCGCCGTCGCTCGTGGCCCGGCACGGCGAACGCGACGTCCACGCACGACACCAAACGAGCCGAGGACGTGCGCGCCCGGCTCGCGGTGCTGAGCGAGATCGCGCCCCGGTGGGAGGCGGCGGTGGAGCGCTGGACACGCGCCCACGCCCACCTGCGCACGGAGGGCGCTCCCGATGCCAGTGAGGAATGGCTGATCTACCAGACGCTGCTGGGCGCCTGGCCGGCGGAGGGCCCGGCGGGTCCGGAGTTCCTGGAACGCATGGACGCGTATCTCCTCAAGGCGCTGCGCGAAGCCAAGGTCAATACCGCATGGCGCGACCCCGACCCGGAGCACGAGGCCGCGGTGCAGCGGTTCGCCCGCGCCCTGCTGGACCCGCGGCGCGCATCGGGGGGCTTCCGTGCGGAGTTCGAGGCGCTGGCGGCCGACGTGGCCTTCCATGGCGCCCTGAACTCCTTGACGCAGCTCGTGCTGCGCGCGGCCGCTCCCGGTGTGCCGGACGTGTACCGCGGGACCGAGCTCTGGGACCTCAGCCTGGTCGACCCGGACAATCGACGCCCGCTCGACTACGACGCCCGCGACGCGGCTCTGACGGCCGCGGAGCGCGAAGCGCCGGCGACGCTGCTCGCGCGCTGGCCGGACGGGCACGTGAAGACGCAGGTCCTGGCCCGCACGCTGGCCGCGCGTCGCCAGCACGGGCGTCTCCTGCTGGAGGGAAGCTACCTGCCGCTGCCGGCGGAGGGATCCCGGGCGCGGCATGCCCTGGCCTTTGCGCGGATCCTGGACGACGCGTGGGCCCTGGCGCTGGTTCCCCGGTGGACCACGGCGCTGACGGCGCGCCCGCGCGCGCCGCTGGGGGACGACGTGTGGGACGGAACGCACCTTCCCCTGCCGGACCACGCCCCGCGGCGCTGGCGCAATCTGCTGGACGGAGCCGTCCACACGGTCGTCGAGGGAGACCCGCAGGAGCGCGCCGCGCTGTCCGTCGGCGCGCTGTTGTCCGAGCTCCCCGTCGCGCTGCTGGTGGGCGAGGTCGGGTAG
- a CDS encoding DUF3536 domain-containing protein — protein sequence MSRGFVCIHGHFYQPPRENPWLEAIEPQETAAPYHDWNERIAVECYAPNAWSRILDGDGRITEIVNNYARISFNFGPTLLAWMEARDPGTYQAILQADRESRERFAGHGNALAQGYNHIILPLADARDLTTQVRWGIRDFEHRFGRRPEGMWLPETAADTATLEALAAEGLAFTILAPRQARAVRAPDAEEWTDVDESTIDPSRPYRVELPSGRSLTVFFYDGPLSQAVAFDGMLRSGDAFADRLLAPLEAHDRPSALVHIATDGETFGHHHRHGEMALSWALERIERDPEVELINYGAYLERHPAEWRAEIHDGSSWSCVHGVERWRSDCGCRAGRGPNWTQEWRGPLRAALDGLRDRVRPLWERAAAEIFDDPWAARDGYIDVVLDRGEASLERFFAAHAGRAPEGEERVRALELMELQRHAMLMYTSCGWFFDEISDLETAQVLQYAGRVVELAGLLFDVDVETEFLEDLAAAPSNLPRWGDGRTVYQRTVGRARVELSKVAAHHAVISLFEPGSEEVYGYRVDVEDGHVVESGRTRLAYGRSLVRSAITGRRGRFTSGVLHLGDQNLVGGVRPFRGEQEYQELTSTLRDAFDAGDLPSIVRTLDEHFSAGIHSLRSLFRDEQLRVLDRLLGPALERSTDALERVYEEHSVVLRFLVELDAPLPPGLQRLAEQVLAQRLRSALHPPAVDLDVATDLVREAEQVGAELAEAPVAHAARAAVLAHVQEVAASPDDPARLAAALSAAGLARTLPFDVDLWEAQNVFHGLIRSVDAGDLDNGGGERRERLRALGAALRVAVP from the coding sequence ATGAGTCGGGGGTTCGTTTGTATCCACGGGCATTTCTACCAACCCCCCCGCGAGAACCCGTGGCTGGAGGCCATCGAGCCCCAGGAGACCGCCGCTCCGTATCACGACTGGAACGAGCGCATCGCGGTCGAGTGCTACGCGCCGAACGCGTGGTCGCGCATCCTGGACGGGGACGGCCGCATCACCGAGATCGTCAACAACTACGCCCGGATCAGCTTCAACTTCGGACCCACGCTGCTGGCGTGGATGGAAGCACGCGATCCGGGCACCTATCAGGCCATCCTCCAGGCCGACCGCGAGAGCCGTGAGCGATTCGCGGGACACGGCAACGCGCTGGCGCAGGGGTACAACCACATCATCCTGCCGCTCGCCGACGCGCGGGATCTCACCACGCAGGTTCGCTGGGGCATCCGCGACTTCGAACATCGCTTCGGTCGGCGGCCGGAGGGGATGTGGCTGCCCGAGACGGCCGCCGACACGGCCACCCTCGAGGCGCTGGCGGCCGAAGGACTGGCGTTCACCATCCTGGCGCCCCGGCAGGCGCGCGCCGTGCGGGCACCCGACGCCGAGGAATGGACGGACGTGGACGAGTCCACGATCGACCCCAGCCGGCCCTACCGGGTGGAGCTGCCGTCCGGACGCTCCCTCACGGTCTTCTTCTATGACGGACCGCTGTCCCAGGCTGTCGCGTTCGACGGCATGCTGCGGTCCGGCGACGCGTTCGCCGATCGACTCCTGGCTCCCCTCGAGGCGCACGACCGGCCTTCGGCGCTGGTCCACATCGCAACCGACGGCGAGACGTTCGGTCACCACCATCGACACGGCGAGATGGCGCTTTCCTGGGCCCTGGAGCGGATCGAGCGCGATCCCGAGGTGGAGCTGATCAACTATGGTGCCTATCTGGAGCGGCATCCGGCCGAATGGCGGGCCGAGATCCACGACGGCAGCTCGTGGAGCTGCGTCCACGGCGTGGAGCGCTGGCGCTCCGACTGCGGCTGCCGCGCCGGCCGCGGGCCCAACTGGACCCAGGAGTGGCGCGGCCCGCTGCGTGCGGCGCTCGACGGCCTGCGCGACCGGGTACGACCGCTCTGGGAGCGCGCGGCCGCGGAGATCTTCGACGACCCCTGGGCCGCGCGCGACGGCTACATCGACGTCGTGCTGGACCGGGGGGAAGCGAGCCTGGAGCGCTTCTTCGCAGCGCACGCCGGCCGGGCCCCGGAGGGCGAGGAGCGCGTGCGGGCCCTGGAGCTGATGGAGCTGCAACGCCACGCCATGCTCATGTACACCAGTTGCGGGTGGTTCTTCGACGAGATCTCCGACCTCGAGACCGCCCAGGTGCTGCAGTACGCGGGGAGGGTGGTCGAGCTGGCCGGGCTGCTCTTCGACGTGGACGTGGAGACGGAGTTCCTGGAAGACCTGGCCGCCGCGCCCAGCAACCTGCCCCGGTGGGGGGACGGCCGCACGGTCTATCAGCGCACGGTGGGACGGGCCCGGGTGGAGCTGTCCAAGGTCGCGGCCCACCATGCCGTGATCTCGCTGTTCGAGCCCGGCTCCGAGGAGGTCTACGGGTACCGTGTGGACGTCGAAGACGGCCACGTGGTCGAGTCCGGCCGCACGCGACTCGCGTACGGGCGCTCCCTGGTCCGCTCCGCCATCACCGGCCGCAGGGGTCGGTTCACGTCGGGCGTGCTGCACCTGGGCGACCAGAACCTGGTCGGCGGTGTGCGCCCGTTCCGGGGAGAGCAGGAGTACCAGGAACTCACGTCCACCCTGCGCGACGCGTTCGACGCCGGAGACCTTCCCTCCATCGTGCGCACGCTGGACGAGCACTTCTCGGCCGGGATCCACTCCCTGCGCTCACTGTTCCGTGACGAGCAGCTCCGGGTGCTGGACCGGCTCCTGGGACCCGCGCTCGAGCGCTCCACCGATGCGCTGGAACGGGTCTATGAGGAGCACAGCGTGGTGCTGCGCTTCCTCGTGGAGCTGGACGCGCCCCTGCCGCCGGGTCTGCAGCGTCTGGCGGAGCAGGTGCTGGCCCAGCGCCTGCGCTCCGCCTTGCATCCGCCGGCGGTCGATCTGGACGTGGCCACCGACCTGGTGCGGGAGGCCGAGCAGGTGGGCGCGGAGCTGGCGGAGGCGCCCGTGGCCCACGCCGCCCGCGCGGCCGTGCTCGCACACGTGCAGGAGGTGGCCGCGTCTCCGGACGACCCGGCGCGCCTCGCCGCCGCCCTCTCGGCCGCAGGGCTGGCCCGGACGCTGCCGTTCGACGTGGATCTGTGGGAGGCGCAGAACGTCTTCCACGGGCTGATCCGGTCCGTGGATGCGGGGGATCTCGACAACGGTGGAGGGGAACGGCGCGAGCGTCTGCGGGCGCTGGGGGCGGCGCTGCGCGTCGCAGTGCCGTGA
- the treZ gene encoding malto-oligosyltrehalose trehalohydrolase, producing the protein MTSRTSGAAEGAPLDRGLGALTQPQGGTTFTVWAPDAKRVRVRLYEPERDVELEPAEHGHHTAFAPEVGSGTRYMVLLDDGPPLPDPASRCQPQGIWGPSEVVARAFPWTDQAWRGRRLEELVFYEVHVGTCTTAGTFDGLIQRLDALVDLGVTALQLMPVAQFPGARNWGYDGVFPWAAQNTYGGPDGLRRLVDAAHARGLAVFLDVVYNHLGPEGNVLGRFGPYFTDRYRTPWGDALNFDGAHSDEVRRYFIESALWWLGDCHLDGLRLDAVHAILDRSARPFLQELAERVHALGQESGRTLHVVAESDANDPTLVEAPRLGGYGLDAQWSDDLHHSVHALLTGEESGYYEDFGGIEQLERALRTGYSYTGQRSPHRGRRHGRVPRSVAPSRFVVYGQNHDQVGNRARGERLIHLTDLEGVKLAAATILLSPFLPLLFMGEEWGETHPFPYFIDHSDPALVEAVREGRAREFAGFRWAGEIPDPAAPATFESARIVPERAQDEPHRTLLTLYRTLLALRSARWNSGARADAEPPDVARIGADTIALRHRSGRRPTLLLLHFGREAAAVPVTVPDGTWRRRLDTAAERWRGPGSRAPERLEGEMHVDLRRRSAVLYIEEDS; encoded by the coding sequence ATGACGTCCCGCACGTCCGGGGCCGCCGAGGGCGCACCCCTCGACCGCGGTCTGGGCGCCCTCACGCAGCCGCAGGGCGGGACCACCTTCACGGTGTGGGCGCCCGACGCGAAGCGCGTGCGCGTCCGCCTGTACGAGCCGGAGCGCGACGTCGAGCTGGAGCCCGCCGAGCACGGTCACCATACCGCCTTCGCCCCCGAGGTCGGGAGCGGGACGCGCTACATGGTGTTGCTCGACGACGGTCCTCCCCTGCCCGACCCCGCCTCGCGGTGCCAGCCCCAGGGCATATGGGGTCCGTCCGAAGTCGTGGCGCGGGCCTTCCCCTGGACGGATCAGGCGTGGCGGGGACGGCGGCTGGAGGAGCTCGTCTTCTACGAGGTTCACGTCGGTACGTGCACGACCGCCGGGACCTTCGACGGCTTGATCCAGCGCCTGGACGCGTTGGTGGACCTGGGCGTGACCGCGCTCCAGCTCATGCCCGTCGCCCAGTTCCCGGGCGCCCGCAACTGGGGCTACGACGGCGTCTTCCCCTGGGCGGCCCAGAACACCTACGGCGGCCCCGACGGGCTGCGCCGCCTGGTGGACGCCGCCCACGCACGTGGACTCGCCGTCTTCCTGGACGTGGTCTACAACCACCTCGGACCCGAAGGCAACGTGCTGGGCCGCTTCGGCCCCTATTTCACCGACCGCTACCGCACGCCCTGGGGCGACGCCCTCAACTTCGACGGCGCGCACAGCGACGAGGTCCGCCGCTACTTCATCGAGAGCGCGCTCTGGTGGCTGGGCGACTGCCATCTCGACGGCCTTCGCCTGGATGCGGTGCATGCGATCCTGGATCGGTCGGCCCGCCCGTTCCTGCAGGAGCTCGCGGAACGGGTGCATGCGTTGGGGCAGGAGTCGGGACGGACCCTGCACGTCGTGGCCGAGAGCGACGCGAACGACCCCACCCTGGTGGAAGCTCCCCGGCTCGGCGGGTACGGCCTCGACGCGCAGTGGAGCGACGACCTGCACCACTCCGTCCATGCCCTGCTGACAGGGGAGGAGTCGGGCTACTACGAGGACTTCGGCGGCATCGAGCAGCTCGAGCGTGCGTTGCGCACCGGCTACTCGTACACGGGTCAGCGCTCGCCGCACCGGGGTCGTCGGCACGGGCGGGTCCCTCGGTCGGTCGCTCCCTCACGCTTCGTCGTCTACGGCCAGAATCACGACCAGGTGGGGAACCGCGCACGTGGCGAACGGCTCATCCACCTCACCGACCTGGAGGGTGTGAAGCTGGCGGCAGCCACCATCCTGCTTTCGCCCTTCCTGCCGTTGCTGTTCATGGGGGAGGAATGGGGCGAGACGCACCCGTTTCCGTATTTCATCGATCATTCGGATCCGGCCCTCGTGGAAGCCGTGCGCGAAGGCCGCGCCCGCGAGTTCGCTGGGTTCCGCTGGGCGGGCGAGATCCCCGATCCGGCCGCGCCGGCGACCTTCGAGTCGGCGCGGATCGTTCCGGAGCGGGCGCAGGACGAGCCCCATCGCACCCTGCTCACGTTGTATCGCACGCTGCTGGCGTTACGCAGCGCGCGCTGGAACAGCGGCGCACGGGCCGACGCGGAGCCGCCGGACGTGGCGCGCATCGGAGCCGACACGATCGCGCTGCGGCACCGGAGCGGCCGACGTCCGACGCTCCTGCTGCTCCACTTCGGACGGGAGGCCGCCGCCGTGCCCGTCACGGTCCCGGACGGAACCTGGCGCCGACGGCTCGACACGGCGGCGGAGCGGTGGAGAGGACCGGGAAGCAGGGCGCCCGAGCGCCTGGAGGGGGAGATGCACGTGGATCTGCGACGGCGCTCGGCCGTCTTGTACATCGAGGAGGATTCATGA
- the glgB gene encoding 1,4-alpha-glucan branching protein GlgB, with amino-acid sequence MIVHPERTLLTEQDLHLFNEGTHRRLYERLGGRLVALGPDAEGAHFAVWAPNAEAVSVVGDFNDWRVDDAPLEALGSSGIWAGLDERARPGHRYKFHIRSRHGGYSVAKADPFALSAETPPATASVLSRLDHEWGDAEWMARRARHNAADAPISIYEVHLGSWRRPDDPDREFLSYREMAEPLAQYATELGFSHVELLPVMEHPFYGSWGYQTTGYFAPSSRYGSPQDFMYLIDRLHQAGVGVILDWVPSHFPTDEHGLVFFDGTHLFEHADPKEGIHPDWDSAIFNYGRNEVRGFLLSSALFWLDVYHVDGLRVDAVASMLYRDYSRAAGEWIPNEYGGRENLEAMSFLRSLNEVVYAEHPDVQTFAEESTSWPMVSRPTWLGGLGFGLKWDMGWMHDTLRYFAREPVHRAYHHGELSFRMMYAFNENFTLPLSHDEVVHGKGSLLGKMPGDEWQRRANLRTLLGYMYAQPGKKLLFMGGEIGQEREWNHDAQLQWDLLEDAGHRGLQRWVADLNRVYREQPALHVHDFDPEGFQWLEVHDSGRSVYAFLRHGGGESVLVVINATPTPHENYRVGVPAAGTFCELLNSDATHYGGSGWGNLGTVESTPVPHHGLWHSLVLTLPPLSIVLLTRDDEASTA; translated from the coding sequence ATGATCGTACATCCCGAACGAACGCTGCTGACCGAGCAGGACCTGCATCTCTTCAACGAAGGCACGCACCGGCGGCTCTACGAGCGGCTGGGGGGTCGCCTGGTCGCCCTCGGTCCCGATGCCGAGGGGGCCCACTTCGCCGTGTGGGCCCCGAACGCGGAAGCCGTCTCGGTCGTCGGGGACTTCAACGACTGGCGGGTCGACGATGCGCCCCTGGAGGCGTTGGGATCGTCCGGCATCTGGGCCGGCCTGGACGAGCGCGCGCGACCCGGGCATCGCTACAAGTTCCACATCCGGTCCCGCCACGGCGGCTACAGCGTCGCCAAGGCGGATCCCTTCGCCCTTTCCGCCGAGACGCCGCCGGCGACGGCGTCCGTCCTGAGCCGGCTCGATCACGAGTGGGGGGACGCAGAGTGGATGGCGCGTCGGGCGCGGCACAACGCCGCCGATGCTCCCATCAGCATCTACGAGGTGCACCTGGGCTCCTGGCGCCGTCCCGACGACCCCGACCGGGAGTTCCTGAGCTACCGGGAGATGGCCGAGCCGCTGGCACAGTACGCCACCGAGCTGGGATTCAGCCACGTGGAGCTCCTTCCCGTGATGGAGCACCCGTTCTACGGCTCGTGGGGCTACCAGACCACCGGCTACTTCGCTCCGTCCTCCCGGTACGGCAGCCCGCAGGACTTCATGTACCTGATCGATCGCCTGCACCAGGCCGGCGTCGGCGTCATCCTGGACTGGGTTCCGTCCCATTTCCCGACGGACGAGCACGGGCTGGTCTTCTTCGACGGCACCCACCTGTTCGAGCACGCCGACCCGAAGGAAGGCATCCACCCGGACTGGGACAGCGCCATCTTCAACTACGGCCGCAACGAAGTGCGCGGCTTCCTGCTCTCCAGCGCCCTGTTCTGGCTGGACGTCTATCACGTGGACGGCCTGCGGGTCGATGCCGTGGCCTCGATGCTCTACCGGGACTACTCCCGGGCCGCAGGCGAGTGGATCCCCAACGAGTACGGGGGCCGGGAGAACCTGGAGGCCATGTCCTTCCTGCGGTCCCTGAACGAGGTCGTCTACGCCGAGCATCCGGACGTGCAGACGTTCGCGGAGGAATCGACGTCCTGGCCGATGGTGTCGCGCCCCACCTGGCTGGGCGGTCTCGGATTCGGCCTGAAGTGGGACATGGGGTGGATGCACGACACGCTGCGCTACTTCGCGCGTGAGCCGGTCCACCGGGCGTATCATCACGGGGAGCTGTCGTTCCGGATGATGTACGCCTTCAACGAGAACTTCACGCTACCGTTATCTCACGACGAAGTGGTCCACGGGAAGGGCTCGTTGCTGGGCAAGATGCCTGGAGACGAGTGGCAGCGGCGCGCGAATCTGCGCACGCTCCTCGGGTACATGTATGCGCAGCCCGGCAAGAAGCTGCTGTTCATGGGCGGTGAGATCGGACAGGAGCGTGAATGGAACCACGACGCCCAGCTCCAGTGGGACCTGCTGGAGGATGCGGGGCACCGAGGCCTGCAGCGCTGGGTCGCCGACCTCAACCGGGTCTACCGTGAGCAGCCCGCGCTGCACGTGCACGACTTCGATCCGGAAGGCTTCCAGTGGTTGGAGGTGCACGACTCCGGCCGAAGCGTCTACGCCTTCCTGCGGCATGGCGGTGGAGAGAGCGTGCTCGTGGTCATCAACGCCACGCCGACCCCCCACGAGAACTACCGCGTCGGCGTCCCCGCGGCCGGCACGTTCTGTGAGCTGCTGAACAGCGACGCGACCCACTACGGCGGCAGCGGGTGGGGCAACCTGGGCACGGTCGAGTCGACGCCCGTTCCCCATCACGGGCTGTGGCACTCCCTGGTGCTGACCCTGCCTCCCTTGTCGATCGTCCTGCTGACCCGGGACGATGAGGCGTCCACCGCATGA